Proteins from a single region of Oryza brachyantha chromosome 6, ObraRS2, whole genome shotgun sequence:
- the LOC102701642 gene encoding GDSL esterase/lipase At5g45910-like isoform X2, translating to MAAARVVLVALAAASAMSVAVSGQKFNAIFSFGDSMSDTGNLCVNGPPAGLTLTQPPYGETFFGRATCRCSDGRLVVDFLAEKFGLPLLPPSKKGGSDFRRGANMAIIGATTMDSNFFQSLGIGDKIWNNGPLNTQIQWFQQLLPSVCGSSCKSYLSKSLFVLGEFGGNDYNAQLFGGYSPEQAAGQSATIVDAIGRGVDQLVSLGAMYVVVPGVLPVGCFPIYLTLYGTSNPGDYDQHGCLTRFNSLSVRHNSLLQSKVSSLQSKYPWARIMYADFYSHVYDMVKSPANYGFSTNLRACCGAGGGKYNYQNGARCGMAGAYACSNPSSSLSWDGIHLTEAAYKQIADGWVNGPYCHPPILS from the exons atggcggcggcgcgtgtcGTTCTTGtggcgttggcggcggcgtcggccatGTCCGTGGCCGTCTCCGGCCAGAAGTTCAACGCGATCTTCAGCTTCGGCGACTCCATGTCCGACACCGGCAACCTCTGCGTGAAcgggccgccggccggcctgaCGCTCACCCAGCCGCCCTACGGCGAGACGTTCTTCGGCCGCGCCACCTGCCGCTGCTCCGacggccgcctcgtcgtcgacttcctcg CGGAGAAGTTTgggctgccgctgctgccgccgtcgaAGAAGGGCGGCTCCGACTTCCGGCGAGGCGCCAACATGGCCATCATCGGCGCCACCACCATGGACTCCAACTTCTTCCAGTCGCTCGGCATCGGCGACAAGATCTGGAACAACGGCCCCCTCAACACCCAGATCCAGTGGTTCCAGCAGCTCCTCCCCTCCGTCTGCGGCTCAT CGTGCAAGTCGTACCTGTCCAAGTCCCTGTTCGTCCTCGGCGAGTTCGGCGGCAACGACTACAACGCGCAGCTGTTCGGCGGGTACTCGCCGGAgcaggcggcggggcagagCGCGACGATCGTGGACGCCATCGGGCGTGGCGTGGACCAGCTCGTCAGCCTCGGCGCCATGTACGTCGTCGTCCCCGGCGTGCTCCCCGTCGGCTGCTTCCCCATCTACCTCACCCTCTACGGCACCTCCAACCCCGGCGACTACGACCAGCACGGCTGCCTCACCCGCTTCAACTCCCTCTCCGTCCGCCATAACTCCCTCCTCCAGAGCAAGGTCTCCTCCCTCCAGAGCAAGTATCCATGGGCGAGGATCATGTACGCCGACTTCTACTCGCACGTCTACGACATGGTCAAATCCCCCGCCAACTACG GGTTCAGCACGAACTTGAGGGCGTGCtgcggcgcgggtggcgggAAGTACAACTACCAGAATGGCGCGAGGTGCGGGATGGCGGGAGCGTACGCGTGCTCCaacccgtcgtcgtcgttgagCTGGGACGGCATCCACCTCACCGAGGCGGCGTACAAGCAGATCGCCGACGGGTGGGTCAACGGGCCCTACTGCCACCCGCCCATCCTCTCCTag
- the LOC102701642 gene encoding GDSL esterase/lipase At5g45910-like isoform X1, with translation MAAARVVLVALAAASAMSVAVSGQKFNAIFSFGDSMSDTGNLCVNGPPAGLTLTQPPYGETFFGRATCRCSDGRLVVDFLAEKFGLPLLPPSKKGGSDFRRGANMAIIGATTMDSNFFQSLGIGDKIWNNGPLNTQIQWFQQLLPSVCGSCTYPKPTPPRRRPAGRPSTPATDSSPCASNAACKSYLSKSLFVLGEFGGNDYNAQLFGGYSPEQAAGQSATIVDAIGRGVDQLVSLGAMYVVVPGVLPVGCFPIYLTLYGTSNPGDYDQHGCLTRFNSLSVRHNSLLQSKVSSLQSKYPWARIMYADFYSHVYDMVKSPANYGFSTNLRACCGAGGGKYNYQNGARCGMAGAYACSNPSSSLSWDGIHLTEAAYKQIADGWVNGPYCHPPILS, from the exons atggcggcggcgcgtgtcGTTCTTGtggcgttggcggcggcgtcggccatGTCCGTGGCCGTCTCCGGCCAGAAGTTCAACGCGATCTTCAGCTTCGGCGACTCCATGTCCGACACCGGCAACCTCTGCGTGAAcgggccgccggccggcctgaCGCTCACCCAGCCGCCCTACGGCGAGACGTTCTTCGGCCGCGCCACCTGCCGCTGCTCCGacggccgcctcgtcgtcgacttcctcg CGGAGAAGTTTgggctgccgctgctgccgccgtcgaAGAAGGGCGGCTCCGACTTCCGGCGAGGCGCCAACATGGCCATCATCGGCGCCACCACCATGGACTCCAACTTCTTCCAGTCGCTCGGCATCGGCGACAAGATCTGGAACAACGGCCCCCTCAACACCCAGATCCAGTGGTTCCAGCAGCTCCTCCCCTCCGTCTGCGGCTCATGTACGTACCCTAAACCCaccccacctcgccgccggccggccggccggccatcaACTCCGGCGACTGACTCATCTCCCTGTGCATCCAATGCAGCGTGCAAGTCGTACCTGTCCAAGTCCCTGTTCGTCCTCGGCGAGTTCGGCGGCAACGACTACAACGCGCAGCTGTTCGGCGGGTACTCGCCGGAgcaggcggcggggcagagCGCGACGATCGTGGACGCCATCGGGCGTGGCGTGGACCAGCTCGTCAGCCTCGGCGCCATGTACGTCGTCGTCCCCGGCGTGCTCCCCGTCGGCTGCTTCCCCATCTACCTCACCCTCTACGGCACCTCCAACCCCGGCGACTACGACCAGCACGGCTGCCTCACCCGCTTCAACTCCCTCTCCGTCCGCCATAACTCCCTCCTCCAGAGCAAGGTCTCCTCCCTCCAGAGCAAGTATCCATGGGCGAGGATCATGTACGCCGACTTCTACTCGCACGTCTACGACATGGTCAAATCCCCCGCCAACTACG GGTTCAGCACGAACTTGAGGGCGTGCtgcggcgcgggtggcgggAAGTACAACTACCAGAATGGCGCGAGGTGCGGGATGGCGGGAGCGTACGCGTGCTCCaacccgtcgtcgtcgttgagCTGGGACGGCATCCACCTCACCGAGGCGGCGTACAAGCAGATCGCCGACGGGTGGGTCAACGGGCCCTACTGCCACCCGCCCATCCTCTCCTag